A window of the Lactuca sativa cultivar Salinas chromosome 5, Lsat_Salinas_v11, whole genome shotgun sequence genome harbors these coding sequences:
- the LOC111900683 gene encoding homeobox protein knotted-1-like 6, whose protein sequence is MEEMYGLMNYHEQIPPAETARENYHHAFDDQAPDVRHQRTIPAVFGSGSNIQTSSSNKNNNNGLAEELDEDLSSANRAKIMSHPLYPKLLQAYISCQKVGAPPDIANLFDEIFSDNDFCRRSSACSCLGDDPELDEFMETYCEMLDKYRSDLARPFDEATTFLNNMQTQLTNLCKGTSITYHTDESVEKSEEDLSRGESEVPKSNWTNEDRALKEKLLRKYSKYISSLKHEFSNKKKKGKLPKEARQVLLDWWNVHYRWPYPTEADKIALAESTGLDQKQINNWFINQRKRHWKPSENMQFAVMDSLCGSFLVNN, encoded by the exons ATGGAGGAAATGTACGGATTAATGAATTACCATGAGCAAATTCCGCCGGCAGAAACGGCGAGAGAGAATTACCATCACGCTTTCGATGATCAGGCACCGGACGTTCGCCATCAACGGACTATTCCGGCAGTGTTTGGATCAGGCTCCAATATTCAAACTAGTAGTAGCAATAAGAATAATAACAACGGATTAGCTGAAGAATTAGATGAAGATTTGTCAAGCGCTAATCGAGCCAAGATCATGTCGCATCCTCTATATCCTAAGCTGCTCCAAGCTTACATCTCTTGCCAAAAG GTTGGAGCTCCACCAGATATCGCGAACCTGTTTGATGAAATTTTCAGCGATAATGATTTCTGCCGGAGATCCAGCGCCTGTTCATGTCTGGGCGATGATCCCGAGCTCGACGAATTCATG GAAACTTACTGTGAGATGCTGGATAAGTACAGATCGGATCTGGCAAGACCTTTCGATGAAGCAACCACGTTTTTGAACAATATGCAAACTCAACTCACCAATCTCTGCAAGGGAACTTCTATAACCTACCACacag ATGAAAGCGTAGAGAAATCAGAGGAAGATTTAAGTAGGGGGGAGTCGGAAGTACCAAAATCCAACTGGACAAATGAAGATCGAGCTCTGAAAGAAAAACTTTTACGTAAATACAGCAAATACATAAGTTCCCTCAAACATGAATTCTCCAACAAGAAAAAGAAAGGGAAATTACCCAAAGAAGCAAGACAAGTACTCCTTGATTGGTGGAACGTTCACTATAGATGGCCTTATCCAACT GAAGCAGACAAGATTGCGTTAGCGGAATCAACAGGGTTGGATCAAAAACAGATAAACAATTGGTTCATAAATCAAAGGAAACGCCATTGGAAACCATCAGAGAATATGCAGTTTGCAGTGATGGATAGTTTGTGTGGGTCGTTCCTCGTCAACAATTAA